The following proteins are encoded in a genomic region of Phragmites australis chromosome 9, lpPhrAust1.1, whole genome shotgun sequence:
- the LOC133929592 gene encoding myb-related protein MYBAS1-like, whose protein sequence is MSMCSKNDKKDGEQTGGSTMTVPAMRKGPWMEEEDAQLVWFVRLFGERRWDFLAKVSGLRRTGKSCRLRWVNYLHPGLRRGRITAEEERLILSLHEQWGSRWSRIARSLPGRTDNEIKNFWRTRTRKKALEERRQNSNNKTAGAAASPSSSLASDSPGSPNSGGTATSSSVPSESAPRESTGDEAELEEASTTAASQHQQQPHQEECCTMDQLWNEIAAADAAESYVVDSWGACHGAAAEAEPSSPVWEFCSDYSLWGIDDEEYYKKMLDAS, encoded by the exons ATGTCCATGTGTAGCAAGAACGACAAGAAAGATGGCGAGCAGACAGGCGGCAGCACGATGACGGTGCCGGCGATGAGGAAGGGGCCgtggatggaggaggaggacgcgcaGCTGGTATGGTTCGTGCGCTTGTTCGGTGAACGCCGCTGGGATTTTTTAGCAAAGGTCTCAG GTCTGAGGCGCACCGGCAAGAGTTGCCGCCTGCGGTGGGTCAACTACCTCCACCCGGGCCTCCGGCGCGGCCGCATCACGGCCGAAGAGGAGCGCCTCATCCTCAGCCTCCACGAGCAGTGGGGCAGCAGGTGGTCGCGCATCGCCAGGAGCCTCCCCGGCCGCACcgacaacgagatcaagaaTTTCTGGAGGACGCGGACGAGGAAGAAGGCGCTCGAAGAGAGGAGGCAGAACAGCAACAACAAGACGGCAGGAGcagcggcatccccttcgtcCTCGCTGGCGTCTGACAGCCCCGGATCTCCGAACAGCGGCGGCACGGCCACTTCCTCGTCGGTGCCGTCCGAATCAGCGCCACGAGAGAGCACCGGCGACGAGGCCGAGCTCGAGGAGGCGTCCACCACCGCAGCAAGCCAGCACCAACAGCAGCCGCACCAGGAGGAGTGCTGCACCATGGACCAGCTTTGGAACGAGATCGCGGCGGCCGATGCGGCGGAGAGCTACGTGGTTGACAGCTGGGGAGCCTGTCATGGCGCTGCCGCCGAGGCCGAGCCGTCGTCGCCGGTGTGGGAGTTCTGCTCGGATTATTCTCTCTGGGGGATCGACGACGAAGAGTACTACAAGAAGATGCTCGATGCCTCCTGA